In one window of Rhizobium oryzihabitans DNA:
- a CDS encoding GcrA family cell cycle regulator, giving the protein MNWTDERVEKLKKLWSEGLSASQIAAQLGGVSRNAVIGKVHRLNLPGRVKAGGPVTSARSAPKRTAAPAPRTTTFAGRANAAPARVLTRSNAATALHEEIDIETAQVLDYVPSKNVVTPISRRLTLTELTERTCKWPVGDPLKDDFHFCGCEALESSPYCKFHAKLAYQPVSERRKA; this is encoded by the coding sequence ATGAACTGGACAGACGAGCGAGTCGAAAAACTCAAGAAATTGTGGTCCGAAGGGCTTAGCGCCAGCCAGATAGCAGCGCAGCTGGGCGGTGTCAGCCGCAATGCCGTAATCGGCAAGGTCCATCGTCTCAACCTGCCGGGGCGCGTCAAGGCTGGCGGTCCGGTCACTTCGGCACGTTCCGCGCCCAAGCGCACCGCTGCACCTGCTCCGCGCACGACGACTTTCGCAGGCCGCGCCAACGCAGCCCCGGCGCGGGTTCTCACCCGTTCGAACGCGGCAACGGCGCTGCACGAGGAGATCGACATCGAGACCGCACAGGTTCTCGATTACGTTCCTTCCAAAAACGTTGTCACGCCGATTTCCCGTCGCCTGACGCTGACGGAACTGACCGAGCGCACCTGCAAGTGGCCGGTTGGCGATCCGCTGAAGGACGACTTCCATTTCTGCGGTTGTGAAGCGCTGGAATCTTCGCCCTATTGCAAGTTCCATGCGAAACTCGCCTACCAGCCGGTGAGCGAGCGCCGCAAGGCTTGA
- the phoB gene encoding phosphate regulon transcriptional regulator PhoB: MVPKIAVVEDEEALSVLLRYNLEAEGYDVDTIPRGDEAEIRLQERIPDLLILDWMLPGVSGIELCRRLRMRPETERLPIIMLTARGEESERVRGLATGADDYVVKPFSTPELMARVKAMLRRARPEVLSSVLKCGDIELDRETHRVHRKSREVRLGPTEFRLLEFLMTSPGRVFSRSQLLDGVWGHDIYVDERTVDVHVGRLRKALNFSHMQDVIRTVRGAGYSMEA, translated from the coding sequence ATGGTGCCCAAGATTGCAGTTGTGGAAGACGAGGAAGCGCTGAGCGTCCTGCTTCGTTACAATCTCGAGGCTGAGGGATACGACGTCGACACGATACCCCGTGGCGACGAGGCGGAAATCAGGCTGCAGGAGCGTATTCCGGATCTTCTCATCCTGGATTGGATGCTGCCCGGCGTGTCCGGTATCGAACTCTGCAGGCGATTGAGAATGCGGCCGGAAACCGAACGCCTGCCCATCATCATGCTGACGGCGCGCGGAGAGGAAAGCGAGCGGGTTCGCGGTCTTGCCACCGGTGCCGATGATTATGTCGTCAAGCCGTTTTCGACGCCGGAACTCATGGCCCGCGTCAAGGCCATGCTGCGCCGGGCCCGGCCCGAGGTTCTGTCATCGGTGCTGAAATGCGGCGATATCGAACTCGATCGCGAAACCCATCGCGTTCACCGCAAAAGCCGCGAAGTTCGCCTCGGCCCGACGGAATTCCGCTTGCTGGAGTTCCTGATGACATCGCCGGGCCGGGTGTTTTCCCGCTCGCAATTGCTGGATGGCGTCTGGGGTCACGATATCTATGTCGATGAGCGCACTGTCGATGTGCATGTCGGCCGTCTGCGCAAGGCTCTGAATTTTTCGCACATGCAGGATGTTATCCGCACTGTGCGTGGCGCCGGATATTCGATGGAAGCCTGA